CGCGAACCACGAGAGAGCGAGGAGGGTGCCCTCATGTATCTGCGCGCAATTCCACTGACGATGATCGGGCTCGCGGCCGTCGTGCTGCTGGCCACCGGCTGCCAGAAGTACAAGGACCAGATCGCGAGCCAGAAGGACGAGATCGAGAAGCTCCGCCTGGACGTCGCCGGCCTGAACGGCGACAAGACCGGGCTCGAGGACTCGATCGCCGGCCTGAGCTCCGACAAGAAGGCGCTCGAGGAGAAGCTCCAGGAGCTCGAGGCGCGGATCGCGAGCCTGATGGGCTACGTGGGCGAGCTCGAGGGCAACCTGGAGAAGCTCGGCGGCGACAAGGCCGCGATGTCGCAGAAGTACCAGGAGACGCTCGCCGAGCAGCAGCGGCTGATCGACGAGATGAAGAAGAAGCAGGCCCAGGCCCAGCAGCGCCTCGACACGCTCAAGGGGCTGCTCGGCAAGTTCAAGTCGCTCATCGCCGGCGGCAAGCTGAACGTGCGCATCCGCGACGGCAAGCTGATGCTCGAGCTGCCGAGCGCGGTGCTGTTCGAGTCCGGCAAGTACGAGGTGAGCGAGAACGGCCTGACCACCCTCGGGGAGGTGGCGAAGGTGCTGTCCCAGATCAAGGACCGCGAGTTCCAGGTGGCGGGCCACACGGACGACGTGCCGGTCACGACCAAGTCGCTCGTGGACAACTGGAACCTGTCGGCGCTGCGCGCGGTCGCCGTGGTGCGCGCCCTGCAGGAGATGGGCGTCTCGCCGAAGAACCTCTCGGCCTCGGGCTACTCCGAGTACAGCCCGATGGTGAAGAACGACTCCAAGGATCACCAGGCCCAGAACCGGCGCATCGAGATCATCCTCATGCCCAACCTGAACGAGCTGCCCGACCTCACCGAGCTCGAAAAAGAGATCAAGTAGGCGCGGCCAGCCCGCGCCCCACTACCCTATCGCCTTCACGTGCGGGTAGGCGAGGATCTTCTCGTCGGTCGTCACGAGCGGGGCGCCGAGGCGGCGCGCGAGCGCGACGATGAAGCGGTCGGCGGGATCGCGGTGGAAGTCGCCCGGGAGGCGCGTGCTCGCGATCGCGTCGTCTGGGCGCAGCGGCTCGAGGGCGATCCCCGGGTACCGCCGGGCGAGGTCGAACCAGGCGTCGAGATCGAGCGGCAGCGCGAGCTTGCCGAGCCGGTTCTTCAGCGCGACCTCCCACACCGAGATCACCGAGACGCAGGCGCCGTCACCATCCGTGGCTCGGCGGACCGCGGCGCGCGCCCGCTTCGAAAGCCGCGACGGATCGTGCAGCCAGAACAGCCAGGCGCTCGTGTCGAGGACGATCACGGCGCCAGCGCCTCCCAGCCGGACTCGAGCGGGGCGTCGAAGTCGTCGGCCAGCACGAGCGGCAGCCCACGCAGCGGCAGCGCCTCGCGATCGAGGCCGAGCTCATCCGGCGAGCACGGCACGATCTTGGCGAGCGGCTTGCCGCGCCGCGTGATCAGGATCGGCTCGCCTCCCTCGCCGACCTCCTCGACGAGCCGCGGCAGGAGCCGGCGGGATTCGGACACGTTGAGGCGCTTCATCGGCGCGTCCCTCCTTTGTACATATCAAATTGTACAACTTGGACCGGCGCCGTCAACTGGGCTTTGACGGCGATCCGACGACAGGCGAGGATGTGGCGCACCGCAACGAACAGGAGAGAACGATGTCGAGCAGAATCCTTTGGATCGTTTCCGCAGCCTTCGCCGCGCTCGCCGCCGCCTGTGGTCCGAAGGCGCTGCCGCCGACCGCGCCTCTGGAAGTCGCCGCGCCGAAGCCCGCGGACGCGGCCGCGCCGAAGCCGGCCGAGGAGAACCCGTTCTTCACCGAGTGGACCACGCCGTTCGGCGTGCCGCCGTTCGACAGGATCAAGCCCGAGCACTACATGCCGGCGTTCGAGAAGGGGATCGAGGATCACGACGCGGAGATCAAGGCGATCGTCGCGTGCGCGGAGGCCCCGACCTTCGCCAACACGCTCGAGGCGCTCGAGGGGAGCGGCGCGCTCCTCGCCAAGGTCGCCCCGGTGTTCGGCAACCACGACAGCGCCATCACGAACGAGGAGATCCAGAAGATCTCGGAGCGGATCGCGCCGCTCCTCGCGAAGCACCAGGACGACATCCTGCTCGACGAGGCGCTGTTCGCCCGGGTGAAGGCCGTCCACGACCGGCGCGACTCCCTCGCGCTCACGGTGGAGCAGAAGACGCTGCTCGAGGAGACCTACAAGGACTTCGTGCGCGGCGGCATCAACCTGGGCGCCGAGGACAAGCTCGCGCTGCGGAAGATCAACGAGGAGCTGTCGATCCTGAGCGTGAAGTTCGGCGACAACGTGCTCAAGGAGAACAACCGCTTCGAGCTCGTGATCGACGAGAGGGGGGATCTCACGGGGTTGCCCAAGAGGGTCGTCGCCGGCGCGGCCGAGGCGGCTTCGCTACGGGGCAAGAAGGGGAAGTGGGTCTTCACCCTGCACAAGCCCAGCCTGATCCCGTTCCTACAGTACTCCGACAAGCGGGAGCTGCGCGAGAAAATGTTCAAGGGGTACATCGAGCGCGGCGACCACGACGACGAGCTCGACAACAAGGCGAACGCGAAGCGGATCGCCGAGCTGCGCATCCGGAAGGCGAAGCTGCTCGGGTTCGGGACGTACGCGGACTTCGTGCTCGAAAGGCGCATGGCGAAGACGCCCGCGGGCGTCTACGGGCTCCTGGACGAGGTGTGGAAGCATGCCCTCAAGGCCGCCAAACGCGAGGCGAAAGAGCTGCAGAAGGCGATCCGCAAGGACGGGCAGAAGTTCCGGCTCGAGCCGTGGGACTGGTGGTACTACGCGGAGAAGCTGCGCGCGGCCAAGTACGACCTCGAC
The genomic region above belongs to Pseudomonadota bacterium and contains:
- a CDS encoding OmpA family protein — its product is MYLRAIPLTMIGLAAVVLLATGCQKYKDQIASQKDEIEKLRLDVAGLNGDKTGLEDSIAGLSSDKKALEEKLQELEARIASLMGYVGELEGNLEKLGGDKAAMSQKYQETLAEQQRLIDEMKKKQAQAQQRLDTLKGLLGKFKSLIAGGKLNVRIRDGKLMLELPSAVLFESGKYEVSENGLTTLGEVAKVLSQIKDREFQVAGHTDDVPVTTKSLVDNWNLSALRAVAVVRALQEMGVSPKNLSASGYSEYSPMVKNDSKDHQAQNRRIEIILMPNLNELPDLTELEKEIK
- a CDS encoding type II toxin-antitoxin system VapC family toxin; the protein is MIVLDTSAWLFWLHDPSRLSKRARAAVRRATDGDGACVSVISVWEVALKNRLGKLALPLDLDAWFDLARRYPGIALEPLRPDDAIASTRLPGDFHRDPADRFIVALARRLGAPLVTTDEKILAYPHVKAIG
- a CDS encoding type II toxin-antitoxin system Phd/YefM family antitoxin, whose translation is MKRLNVSESRRLLPRLVEEVGEGGEPILITRRGKPLAKIVPCSPDELGLDREALPLRGLPLVLADDFDAPLESGWEALAP
- a CDS encoding M3 family metallopeptidase codes for the protein MSSRILWIVSAAFAALAAACGPKALPPTAPLEVAAPKPADAAAPKPAEENPFFTEWTTPFGVPPFDRIKPEHYMPAFEKGIEDHDAEIKAIVACAEAPTFANTLEALEGSGALLAKVAPVFGNHDSAITNEEIQKISERIAPLLAKHQDDILLDEALFARVKAVHDRRDSLALTVEQKTLLEETYKDFVRGGINLGAEDKLALRKINEELSILSVKFGDNVLKENNRFELVIDERGDLTGLPKRVVAGAAEAASLRGKKGKWVFTLHKPSLIPFLQYSDKRELREKMFKGYIERGDHDDELDNKANAKRIAELRIRKAKLLGFGTYADFVLERRMAKTPAGVYGLLDEVWKHALKAAKREAKELQKAIRKDGQKFRLEPWDWWYYAEKLRAAKYDLDENALRPYFRLENVRSAAFDLATRLYGLRFVERTDVPVYHPDVQVFEVTEENGDHLGLFFVDYFPRESKRNGAWCGGFRDQFYEDGKRVAPLVTNVGNFSKPTEGKPALLSVEEVTTLFHEFGHALHSLLSDVAYRSTGWYIKTDFVELPSQIMENWAMDPAFLKTYARHFETNEPIPDALIAKIDKARTFNEGFATVEYAAASYLDMAWH